Proteins encoded by one window of Pelmatolapia mariae isolate MD_Pm_ZW linkage group LG14, Pm_UMD_F_2, whole genome shotgun sequence:
- the srpra gene encoding signal recognition particle receptor subunit alpha yields the protein MLDFFTIFSKGGIVLWCFQGAGVTESFTGPVNALIRSVILQERSGNSSFSHGGLSLKYKLDNEFELIFVVGFQKILTLTYVDKFINDVQLRFRDRYKNELEQKGALKLLNNSFEFENDFKMLLSVAEESSKARGPAGMRTFEQSGKSQKTVKSMIETKGGDKGKEQGGKKNKNAKKEAPAAQPAKGDQDKASASGQKMVENGNQSLTAEEILQKNREEFFRKHRAGASEKPSKSPKPQKPKGKQNRVWNMGGSSTKDLDYSDKNGNGSPNGAEQNLEAQFDPEMQPASMKGDLLSVEYESSDEEEMEEEDEEVVIRETSKPSSKKGGGLFGMLKGLVGSKSLTREDMEPVLEKMKDHLIAKNVAADIASQLCDSVAKKLEGKVMGTFTTVASTVKQALQDSLVQILQPKRRVDILRDVMEAQSQRRPFVITFCGVNGVGKSTNLAKISFWLIENGFTVLIAACDTFRAGAVEQLRTHQRRLNSLHPPEKHGGRPVVQLYEKGYGKDAAGIAMEAIAYARNQAFDVVLVDTAGRMQDNAPLMTALAKLIAVNMPDLVLFVGEALVGNEAVDQLVKFNQALADHSMSDKPRLIDGIVLTKFDTIDDKVGAAISMTYITGQPIVFVGTGQTYNDLRSLNARAVVSALMKA from the exons ATGCTAGACTTCTTCACCATCTTCAGCAAAGGGGGGATAGTGTTGTGGTGTTTTCAGGGAGCCGGTGTCACTGAATCCTTCACGGGACCGGTCAACGCTTTGATCCGCTCGGTGATCCTTCAG gagCGAAGTGGGAACAGTTCGTTTAGTCATGGGGGCTTGAGTCTTAAATACAAGCTCGACAACGAGTTTGAGTTGATTTTTGTG GTGGGTTTTCAAAAGATCCTGACGCTGACATATGTGGACAAGTTTATAAATGACGTCCAGCTTCGCTTTAGGGATCGCTATAAGAATGAGCTGGAGCAGAAGGGAGCTTTAAAACTGCTCAACAACAGCTTTGAGTTTGAGAATGACTTCAAGATGCTTCTCAG TGTGGCGGAGGAGAGCAGTAAAGCTCGAGGCCCTGCCGGCATGCGGACCTTTGAGCAATCTGGGAAATCTCAAAAAACTGTGAAGTCAATGATTGAGACAAAGGGTGGGGACAAAGGCAAGGAACAAGGTGGCAAGAAGaataaaaatgccaaaaaggAGG CTCCTGCAGCTCAGCCTGCCAAAGGGGATCAAGACAAGGCCTCAGCCTCTGGCCAGAAGATGGTGGAGAATGGTAACCAGAGCTTGACTGCCGAGGAGATCTTGCAAAAGAACAGAGAGGAATTCTTCCGTAAGCACAGGGCAGGAGCTTCTGAAAAACCCAG TAAGTCGCCAAAGCCTCAGAAGCCAAAGGGGAAACAAAATCGTGTTTGGAACATGGGAGGCAGCAGCACCAAGGATCTGGACTACAGCGACAAGAATGGAAATGGTTCTCCAAATGGTGCTGAACAGAACCTGGAAGCACAATTTGATCCG GAAATGCAGCCAGCCTCCATGAAGGGAGACTTGCTGTCTGTGGAATACGAGTCCAGTGACGAagaggagatggaggaagaggatgaggaagTGGTCATCAGAGAAACAAGCAAGCCAAG TTCCAAAAAGGGTGGAGGTTTGTTTGGGATGTTGAAGGGCCTGGTGGGCTCCAAGAGTTTAACCCGGGAGGATATGGAACCAGTGTTGGAGAAGATGAAGGACCACCTGATCG CAAAGAATGTAGCAGCCGACATTGCCTCCCAGCTGTGTGACTCTGTAGCCAAAAAACTGGAGGGCAAAGTCATGGGCACATTCACCA ctgtggCCTCAACAGTAAAGCAGGCCCTGCAAGACTCACTGGTGCAGATCCTGCAGCCCAAGCGAAGAGTGGATATTCTGAGAGATGTCATGGAAGCACAGAGCCAGCGAAGACCTTTTGTCATCACATTTTGTGGTGTTAATGGAGTGGGAAAGTCCACCAACCTGGCAAAG ATCTCCTTCTGGCTGATAGAGAATGGTTTCACTGTGCTGATCGCAGCCTGTGACACATTTCGTGCTGGTGCCGTGGAGCAACTCCGCACTCACCAGCGCCGCCTGAACTCTCTGCATCCCCCCGAGAAGCACGGTGGACGACCTGTAGTCCAGCTTTATGAGAAGGGTTATGGGAAGGATGCTGCTGGAATTGCTATGGAGGCCATTGcctatg CCCGCAACCAGGCCTTTGATGTGGTGCTGGTGGACACTGCTGGGCGTATGCAGGACAACGCCCCCCTAATGACAGCGCTGGCCAAGCTTATAGCAGTCAACATGCCTGACCTAGTGCTGTTTGTTGGGGAGGCTCTGGTGGGCAACGAGGCAGTTGATCAGCTG GTGAAGTTCAATCAGGCTCTGGCAGACCACTCCATGTCTGACAAGCCTCGCCTCATTGATGGAATTGTTCTCACCAAGTTTGACACTATTGATGACAAG GTTGGTGCTGCCATCTCCATGACTTACATCACAGGCCAGCCTATTGTGTTTGTGGGCACGGGGCAGACCTACAATGACCTGCGCAGCCTCAACGCCCGTGCCGTGGTCAGCGCCCTGATGAAGGCTTAA